Proteins co-encoded in one Moritella sp. F3 genomic window:
- a CDS encoding sensor domain-containing diguanylate cyclase, whose protein sequence is MLHLNLQPRLFISMIYPLLALLMFSLMYIGYSDYKYIKTNTYQQAENNLDIANEYLDQHLNAVNNQLFLLGETYKYNYNLTDFLFSAQHILNNEDKYLEIGLLTAENEYYATNYVYNADADDNRSRPWFNEDMDYETPFISSLYKSEQTQKWTVAFVCLLKLNNGQNARLILELDILGLYDKLSLLKTLMNGYVYAVDSKTGQIVMHPNPSRISTQSISLPENELERVVSDAESNKKLNNGLTTKNVINYTYKGQTKFSIYQADNQLGWILLSNSNNADMKYKVLNIGVVSFVLLALIGVLSMIYFISSRVHNKGQVLSASTRLEDIYLALSQMASELTHFDNMFLIIYNPYNQQFEEPLHNLSLNAEEVYLEIKQDKVEVLKIQDPLIPDILPHQTCTRIPLYNKGELIGVLYLTNSNLKSTQFMNIFRNYAQSALINMLLTQKIRSEDAMTQLTNKVYLRQQMGCQIRCKTADSYLAMIDIDDFKLINDSFGHLFGDRVIIKTADMLKHYFNHRAVTSRYGGEEFAVLFYASDELQAHQKLEAFRCGIETTAVKSDLKQCNLTVSIGFSALRDSIDKTIYDADRALYLAKNNNKNKVYQSVETT, encoded by the coding sequence ATGTTGCATTTAAATCTTCAACCAAGACTCTTCATTTCAATGATTTACCCGCTGTTAGCATTGCTCATGTTTAGTTTAATGTATATTGGTTACTCTGATTATAAGTATATAAAAACAAATACTTACCAACAAGCTGAAAACAATTTAGATATTGCTAATGAATACCTAGACCAGCACTTAAACGCGGTAAATAACCAACTTTTTCTTTTGGGGGAAACGTACAAGTATAACTATAATTTAACTGATTTTTTATTCAGTGCCCAACATATACTTAATAATGAAGACAAGTACTTAGAAATTGGTTTATTAACCGCAGAAAATGAATATTATGCCACTAATTATGTCTACAATGCCGATGCTGATGATAACCGCTCACGTCCTTGGTTTAATGAAGATATGGATTATGAAACCCCTTTTATTTCATCACTATATAAAAGTGAGCAAACTCAAAAGTGGACAGTTGCCTTTGTCTGTTTATTAAAGCTTAATAATGGGCAAAATGCCCGCCTTATCTTAGAATTAGACATACTCGGCTTATATGACAAATTATCCTTACTGAAAACGTTAATGAATGGCTATGTCTATGCCGTGGATTCAAAAACAGGCCAAATAGTCATGCACCCTAACCCATCAAGAATTTCAACTCAGTCAATAAGTCTTCCAGAAAATGAACTTGAACGGGTTGTAAGTGATGCGGAATCAAATAAAAAATTAAATAATGGATTAACGACAAAAAACGTCATTAACTATACTTATAAAGGTCAGACAAAATTTAGTATATACCAAGCTGACAACCAGTTGGGGTGGATATTACTTTCAAATTCTAACAACGCAGATATGAAATATAAAGTATTAAATATCGGCGTGGTATCTTTTGTATTACTGGCATTGATAGGCGTTCTATCAATGATTTACTTCATCTCAAGCCGTGTCCATAACAAGGGCCAAGTATTATCAGCCTCAACGAGACTAGAGGATATCTACCTTGCATTGTCACAAATGGCCAGTGAGTTAACTCATTTCGATAATATGTTTTTGATTATATATAATCCATACAATCAACAATTTGAAGAACCGCTTCACAACTTAAGTTTGAATGCAGAAGAGGTATACCTCGAAATAAAACAAGATAAAGTTGAAGTTCTTAAGATACAAGATCCATTAATACCCGATATTTTACCGCACCAAACCTGTACCCGAATCCCGTTATACAACAAAGGCGAACTTATTGGTGTCTTATACCTGACAAATAGCAATTTAAAATCGACTCAATTCATGAACATATTTCGTAACTATGCACAAAGCGCCCTGATCAATATGCTGTTAACACAAAAGATAAGAAGTGAAGATGCAATGACACAGCTGACGAACAAGGTATATTTACGACAGCAAATGGGGTGCCAGATCAGATGTAAGACAGCTGACTCTTATTTAGCTATGATCGATATTGATGATTTTAAATTAATTAATGATAGTTTTGGTCACTTATTTGGCGACCGCGTTATTATTAAAACCGCAGACATGCTCAAACATTATTTTAATCATAGAGCCGTGACTTCACGTTACGGGGGGGAAGAATTTGCCGTACTATTTTATGCCTCTGATGAGCTACAGGCACACCAAAAATTAGAAGCATTTCGTTGTGGTATCGAAACAACAGCGGTAAAGTCCGATCTTAAGCAATGTAATCTGACAGTAAGTATCGGTTTTAGTGCGCTTCGTGATAGCATAGATAAAACGATTTATGATGCTGATAGAGCCTTGTACTTAGCTAAAAATAATAACAAAAATAAAGTATACCAATCTGTCGAGACGACTTAA
- the rsmF gene encoding 16S rRNA (cytosine(1407)-C(5))-methyltransferase RsmF has protein sequence MHSNIKLPEDYLTLMGNIIPDHLSMDDFIACCKTPLKTSVRVNTLKISVEEFKQLAKTKQWLLTPIPWCLEGFWLEQENTETKLGNSWEHIAGLFYIQEASSMLPVTALFKTQVTDAAAQYDTILDCASAPGSKTSQIAAHCNNNNFVVANELSSSRLKVLSANVQRCGIKNIALSHYDATVFGTWLPEMFDAVLLDAPCSGEGAIRKDDKAMLNWSLKSINDIADIQKDLIESAFKALKPGGTLIYSTCTLNETENQAVCQHLLDLYPDHAEVVPLNDLFPTANNCLTAEGFLHVWPQIYDSEGFFVAKFTKKETQKLRPIKKKKRLIFPFSPVSRDENDAIRDYFRDAFSFEFESGVFYHRDSEIWLFPKEFPAFIGKFKFDRIGIKIAEKFKKGFRAQHEWARTFGHHCAKNTVSLDIEQAKQYIMGRDINFSDIEIEDLDALQGELVVLLEGSVLGLGKRVNQRLKNNYPRDLVRDNNLFNE, from the coding sequence GTGCATTCCAATATCAAACTGCCTGAAGATTACCTGACATTAATGGGTAACATTATCCCCGATCATCTATCTATGGATGACTTTATTGCTTGTTGTAAAACACCATTGAAAACCAGTGTTCGTGTTAATACGCTTAAGATCTCTGTTGAAGAATTTAAACAATTAGCCAAAACCAAACAATGGTTATTAACTCCCATTCCTTGGTGTTTAGAAGGCTTCTGGCTAGAACAAGAAAATACTGAAACGAAACTAGGTAATAGCTGGGAACATATTGCAGGGCTTTTCTATATTCAAGAAGCCAGTTCAATGCTACCCGTTACTGCATTATTCAAAACACAAGTAACTGATGCTGCAGCGCAATACGATACGATCCTAGATTGTGCTTCTGCACCGGGTTCAAAAACCAGTCAGATCGCTGCACATTGTAATAATAACAACTTTGTCGTTGCCAATGAGCTATCTTCGAGCCGTTTAAAAGTGCTAAGTGCGAACGTCCAACGCTGTGGTATTAAAAACATCGCCCTTAGCCATTATGATGCTACCGTATTTGGTACTTGGTTACCGGAAATGTTTGATGCGGTATTACTTGATGCTCCTTGCTCTGGTGAAGGCGCGATCCGTAAAGACGACAAAGCCATGCTTAACTGGTCGTTAAAAAGCATCAATGACATTGCTGACATTCAAAAAGATTTAATTGAAAGTGCATTTAAAGCGTTAAAACCAGGTGGTACGTTAATCTATTCAACCTGCACATTAAATGAAACTGAAAACCAAGCCGTTTGCCAACACTTACTTGACTTGTATCCAGACCATGCAGAGGTTGTGCCGCTTAACGATTTATTCCCAACAGCGAATAATTGTTTGACTGCAGAAGGTTTCTTACACGTATGGCCGCAAATTTATGACAGTGAAGGTTTCTTCGTTGCTAAATTTACTAAAAAAGAAACACAAAAATTACGCCCGATTAAAAAGAAAAAGCGTTTAATTTTTCCATTCAGTCCTGTTAGCCGTGACGAAAATGACGCCATTCGTGATTATTTCCGTGATGCATTTAGCTTTGAATTTGAGAGTGGCGTTTTCTATCATCGCGATAGTGAAATCTGGTTATTCCCGAAAGAGTTCCCAGCATTCATTGGTAAGTTTAAATTTGACCGCATCGGTATCAAAATAGCAGAAAAATTCAAAAAAGGTTTCCGCGCTCAACACGAATGGGCACGAACTTTTGGCCATCATTGTGCTAAAAATACGGTGTCACTGGACATTGAGCAAGCAAAACAATACATCATGGGTCGTGATATAAATTTCTCTGATATCGAGATTGAAGACTTAGACGCTTTGCAAGGTGAGCTTGTTGTGTTGTTAGAAGGCAGTGTGCTCGGTTTAGGTAAACGTGTTAACCAACGTTTGAAAAATAATTACCCGCGCGACCTAGTGCGTGATAACAACTTATTTAATGAATAA
- a CDS encoding Hsp70 family protein: MPSPVSKTAQYVIGIDLGTTHSVLSYKNIDDYQTSASVFHVDQLVGPGEVARKPLLPSFRYHFNDNEIATTDCVLPWQPSQFKGEITNVIVGQWARDLGTKTKGRLVSSAKSWLSHPSIDAQAAILPWAVEDNIEKVSPVIASASYLAHFQASWNYHNPTHLLADQNITITVPASFNDTARALTLAAADLVGLTNVTLLEEPQAVCYDWYHRNKEARTDLIEQDKTMLVCDIGGGTTDLSLIEMSLEHGELNLNRVAVGDHLMLGGDNIDLALAHIVESRISPGQRLQTAALGQLIQQTRQAKELFLSEQPPSTTSITLLGRGSKLVAQSKKCELTKNEVVDMVFNGFLPNSSFNQLPSHRKNAVVEFGLPYTSDPAISKHIAEFIHTYYDIAVTENYDPAIVPAAILVNGGIFNSQQVKLHIEKVLSGWKQQKVQMLHNGNPDLSVAFGAVEFGFAKLGKQKQIGGGSPRNYFIEITDRSGQPQSICLLPKGTEDEQVINLDSRLFSLTIGEPIRFNLATTSHESNFKPGDIIEAKSATELKGKTPLPPFVVTIPEHKDHKRFESVYLSCKLSSIGTLQLECVSETNSKQRWALEFSVRPSLSNKNTDDEPHSVNDIKQRHPKLPEAIQLIEAVYGASSKKSDPKLVKSLRNDLDKRLGKRDTWDTDLLRELAAPCLQFAKNRRRTEQHERNWLKLTSFLLRPGFGYPADDWRIEQMWPIFKSAIQYNKSTQSWSDWWNLWRRIAGGLNEQQQIEIYDTIAVYFVEDSNKNAKVINQAKLRSYDDIIRLAASLEHIPVALKVEFGEYLLAKLKKPQNQQLHWWALGRIASRVAFYGSQHNVIPRHIVETWLTTLLDADWQKEPHIAFAAVMIARKTGDREMDIQDKVRDAVIEKLTQNKLSESWLELVREVQTSDETVMKRIFGDSLPTGLTLLS; this comes from the coding sequence ATGCCCTCACCTGTTTCTAAAACAGCGCAATACGTAATTGGCATCGATCTAGGCACTACTCACAGTGTGCTATCTTATAAAAATATCGATGATTATCAAACCAGCGCATCAGTATTCCACGTAGACCAATTAGTTGGTCCCGGCGAAGTTGCTAGAAAACCGTTACTCCCTTCATTCCGCTATCACTTTAATGATAACGAAATTGCGACAACAGATTGTGTTCTACCTTGGCAACCAAGCCAATTTAAAGGTGAAATAACCAATGTTATCGTCGGTCAATGGGCTCGAGATCTTGGCACTAAGACAAAAGGCCGTTTAGTTTCCAGCGCTAAAAGTTGGTTGTCTCACCCAAGTATTGATGCGCAAGCTGCTATTTTACCTTGGGCTGTTGAAGACAATATTGAAAAAGTATCACCCGTTATTGCCAGCGCCAGTTACCTTGCACATTTTCAAGCATCTTGGAACTACCATAATCCAACGCACTTACTTGCAGACCAGAATATTACCATCACAGTACCTGCCTCTTTTAATGATACTGCACGTGCGTTAACGCTTGCTGCGGCAGATCTTGTTGGGTTAACAAACGTTACTTTATTAGAAGAGCCACAAGCCGTTTGTTACGATTGGTATCATCGTAATAAAGAAGCTAGAACAGATTTGATCGAGCAAGATAAAACCATGCTTGTTTGTGATATCGGTGGTGGCACAACAGATTTAAGTTTAATCGAAATGTCATTAGAGCACGGTGAATTGAATTTGAATCGTGTTGCTGTTGGTGATCATTTAATGCTTGGCGGTGACAACATCGATTTAGCCTTAGCGCATATTGTCGAATCCCGAATTTCACCGGGACAACGTTTACAAACTGCGGCATTGGGTCAACTTATTCAACAAACCCGTCAGGCTAAAGAGTTATTTTTATCAGAGCAGCCACCAAGCACGACATCTATTACATTACTCGGTCGAGGTTCAAAGCTTGTCGCACAATCAAAGAAATGCGAACTGACAAAAAATGAAGTTGTCGATATGGTATTTAACGGTTTCTTGCCCAATAGCAGCTTCAACCAGTTGCCAAGTCACCGCAAGAATGCCGTTGTTGAATTTGGTTTACCGTACACTTCAGATCCCGCGATTTCAAAACACATAGCCGAATTTATCCATACTTATTATGATATAGCAGTAACTGAAAATTACGATCCTGCGATCGTACCAGCAGCAATCCTAGTAAATGGTGGTATTTTCAATAGCCAACAAGTAAAACTGCACATCGAAAAAGTGTTGTCAGGTTGGAAACAACAAAAAGTGCAGATGCTCCACAATGGTAATCCTGATTTATCTGTTGCTTTTGGTGCTGTAGAGTTTGGTTTTGCGAAACTGGGTAAGCAGAAACAAATTGGCGGTGGTAGCCCACGTAACTATTTCATTGAGATCACAGACCGATCAGGCCAACCTCAATCTATTTGTCTTTTACCGAAGGGAACAGAAGATGAGCAAGTTATCAATTTAGATAGCCGCTTGTTCTCGTTAACTATCGGTGAACCAATTCGTTTCAATCTTGCAACCACGAGTCATGAAAGCAATTTCAAACCTGGTGATATTATTGAAGCTAAATCGGCAACTGAACTCAAAGGTAAAACACCTTTACCGCCTTTTGTTGTGACCATCCCTGAACATAAAGACCATAAACGTTTTGAATCAGTTTACCTATCTTGTAAACTGAGCAGCATAGGTACCTTACAGTTAGAATGTGTCAGCGAAACCAACAGTAAACAACGTTGGGCTTTAGAGTTTTCGGTACGTCCGAGTTTATCGAACAAGAATACTGACGATGAACCGCATAGCGTCAATGATATTAAACAGCGTCACCCTAAATTACCTGAAGCGATCCAGTTAATTGAAGCCGTATATGGGGCGAGTAGTAAAAAGAGTGATCCCAAATTAGTTAAATCATTACGTAATGATTTGGATAAACGTTTAGGTAAGCGTGATACTTGGGATACCGATTTATTACGTGAGCTTGCAGCGCCTTGTTTACAGTTTGCCAAAAACCGTCGCCGTACCGAACAACACGAACGTAATTGGTTAAAGCTAACCAGTTTCTTGCTTCGTCCTGGTTTTGGTTACCCTGCTGATGATTGGCGTATTGAACAGATGTGGCCGATATTCAAGTCTGCTATTCAATATAATAAATCGACGCAATCATGGAGTGATTGGTGGAATCTATGGCGTCGTATCGCTGGTGGACTTAATGAACAGCAGCAAATAGAAATATACGATACGATTGCAGTCTATTTTGTTGAAGACAGTAATAAAAACGCAAAGGTTATCAACCAAGCTAAGCTACGCAGTTATGATGATATTATCCGACTTGCGGCATCGCTAGAGCACATCCCAGTGGCTCTGAAAGTTGAATTTGGTGAATATTTACTGGCTAAACTTAAGAAACCACAAAACCAGCAACTACATTGGTGGGCTTTAGGTCGCATAGCGTCACGCGTTGCTTTTTATGGTAGTCAGCACAATGTCATTCCACGTCATATTGTTGAGACATGGTTAACTACATTACTCGACGCTGACTGGCAAAAAGAACCCCACATTGCATTTGCAGCTGTGATGATTGCTAGAAAAACCGGCGATAGAGAAATGGATATTCAGGATAAGGTAAGAGATGCCGTTATTGAAAAGTTAACGCAGAATAAATTATCTGAATCTTGGTTAGAGCTTGTACGTGAAGTGCAAACCTCTGATGAAACAGTGATGAAGCGTATTTTTGGTGACAGTTTACCGACAGGTTTAACGCTTTTGTCGTAA
- a CDS encoding ABC transporter transmembrane domain-containing protein, which translates to MSASLKDKISQTPSFTSLLPIFAFIKPYKLMVLYALLALLLTAGINLSLGQGVKYVIDNGFIAGSETQLKSAILVLIALITLLALGTFSRFYLMSWLGERVSADIRKAVFNQVIKLHPSYFEENRSGEIMSRLTTDTTLLQSIIGSSFSMALRSALMLIGGLIMLLVTNVNLTLWVIAFVPFILIPILIYGRKVRVLAANSQDAIADIGSYAGEIIQNIKVVQSYTHEKTEQASFANEVEKAFSVAKDRIKQRSLLIAIVIFLTFSAISIMLWIGGMDVLNGQMTGGELGAFVFYAIMVAMSVATISEVYGELQRAAGSATRLLELLEVTSKIQSPQQPEPINDNQTTIIEFKNMDFYYPSRPNTAALKAINLKIPRGKVIALVGPSGAGKTTLFELLQRFYDPQSGEVLFNHSNIKELALNQIRERMGMVPQHPVLFSSNVWHNIRYGDPTATDEQVITAAKLAHAHEFILQLPEAYDSFLGEQGVRLSGGQKQRIALARAILKDPDVLLLDEATSALDAESEHHVQAALEELMQNRTTLIIAHRLSTVINADLILLMDQGEVIAQGNHHQLIESSTLYRRLCELQFDNAGNKVILARS; encoded by the coding sequence ATGAGTGCTTCACTTAAGGATAAGATAAGCCAGACACCATCATTCACGAGCTTATTGCCAATTTTTGCCTTTATTAAGCCCTATAAGTTAATGGTGTTATATGCCCTACTCGCGTTATTACTGACTGCAGGTATTAATTTATCACTTGGCCAAGGTGTTAAATATGTCATTGACAATGGCTTTATCGCAGGCTCTGAAACCCAATTAAAGTCTGCTATATTAGTACTTATTGCTCTAATCACGCTCTTAGCGCTTGGCACATTCAGTCGGTTTTACCTGATGTCATGGTTGGGGGAACGCGTTAGTGCTGACATTAGAAAAGCGGTTTTTAATCAGGTGATTAAGTTACACCCTAGCTATTTTGAAGAAAATAGAAGCGGCGAAATAATGTCGAGATTAACGACAGATACCACATTACTTCAATCTATCATTGGTTCTTCATTCTCAATGGCACTTCGCAGTGCATTGATGCTGATTGGCGGCTTAATTATGCTGCTCGTCACCAATGTCAATCTAACACTTTGGGTCATTGCCTTTGTCCCCTTCATTCTTATACCAATTTTAATTTATGGTCGAAAAGTCAGGGTATTAGCCGCTAATAGTCAGGATGCTATTGCTGATATTGGTAGCTATGCTGGCGAAATAATTCAAAATATTAAAGTAGTGCAAAGCTATACCCATGAGAAAACTGAACAGGCATCTTTTGCCAATGAGGTAGAAAAAGCATTTTCGGTGGCCAAGGACAGGATAAAGCAGCGGTCGTTATTGATTGCGATTGTCATCTTTCTTACTTTCAGTGCGATCAGTATTATGCTGTGGATTGGTGGTATGGATGTACTAAATGGCCAAATGACGGGCGGTGAGCTCGGCGCATTTGTGTTCTACGCGATTATGGTTGCCATGTCAGTTGCTACGATCTCAGAAGTTTATGGTGAACTACAGCGTGCAGCAGGCTCTGCAACTCGGCTGCTAGAACTTCTCGAAGTCACCAGTAAAATACAATCACCGCAACAGCCTGAACCAATCAATGATAACCAAACGACGATCATCGAATTTAAAAACATGGATTTCTATTACCCATCGCGACCAAATACTGCAGCCTTGAAAGCCATTAATTTAAAGATCCCCAGAGGTAAAGTGATCGCATTAGTTGGGCCGTCAGGTGCAGGTAAAACGACTTTATTTGAATTACTGCAACGTTTCTATGATCCCCAATCAGGTGAAGTCCTATTTAATCATTCAAATATTAAAGAATTAGCACTAAACCAAATACGAGAACGTATGGGGATGGTACCTCAACACCCGGTTTTGTTTAGCTCTAACGTCTGGCATAACATACGTTATGGCGATCCAACAGCAACAGATGAACAAGTAATTACCGCAGCAAAACTTGCTCATGCACATGAATTTATTCTGCAATTACCTGAAGCTTATGACAGCTTTCTAGGTGAGCAAGGTGTACGTTTATCAGGGGGGCAAAAACAACGAATCGCCCTAGCCCGAGCCATTTTAAAAGACCCTGATGTGTTGTTGTTAGATGAAGCAACAAGTGCACTTGATGCTGAAAGTGAGCACCATGTACAAGCGGCACTGGAAGAATTAATGCAAAACAGAACAACATTGATTATTGCCCACCGTTTATCAACAGTGATTAATGCGGATCTTATTTTACTCATGGATCAAGGGGAAGTCATAGCACAAGGTAACCATCACCAGCTTATCGAGTCATCGACATTATATCGACGCCTCTGTGAATTACAGTTTGATAACGCAGGTAATAAGGTGATTTTAGCTAGATCTTAA
- a CDS encoding TerB family tellurite resistance protein, which yields MFKALHNLFKQISEDSTSSNIADEQAFELSMAALLCEVASADSETNEEESIAKTHQLSLLLNIDTDRASTLLATAKKNSEEAVSIYEFTSKLRNVEYKQRYVLIESMWHVAYADGIIDPYEEALIRQVADLIYITHSDYIKAKLAACV from the coding sequence ATGTTTAAAGCACTACACAATTTGTTTAAACAGATCTCAGAAGACTCGACATCGTCAAACATTGCAGATGAGCAGGCCTTTGAGTTATCGATGGCAGCTTTATTATGTGAAGTGGCTAGTGCAGATAGTGAGACCAATGAAGAAGAAAGCATTGCTAAAACACATCAACTTTCGTTGTTACTGAATATAGATACCGATAGAGCAAGTACGTTGTTAGCCACAGCTAAAAAGAACAGTGAAGAGGCAGTTTCTATTTATGAGTTCACATCCAAGCTACGAAATGTTGAATATAAACAAAGGTATGTACTTATAGAATCTATGTGGCATGTGGCTTATGCGGACGGTATTATTGATCCATATGAAGAAGCTTTGATTAGACAAGTAGCTGATCTTATTTACATTACACATTCAGATTACATTAAGGCTAAATTAGCGGCGTGTGTGTAG
- a CDS encoding DUF2760 domain-containing protein — MNFDLTNISELPTGPDAAHVALFALSVILLLLTLIRGGKKTIEIEKIVEKEVEVKVEVEKIVEVIKHVNVEKIVEVEKIVEIKAPLQEASPAAACQLLSLLQNEARFVDFIQEDLTSASDEQIGAAARIIHTGSKKVINEYFSFTPIRTEEEESQVTVTEGFNPSEIKLIGNVLGSAPYRGILVHAGWKITSVNLPKLAQGHNANIVAAAEVEL, encoded by the coding sequence ATGAACTTCGACCTTACAAATATCTCTGAACTACCTACTGGCCCTGACGCAGCGCATGTTGCTTTGTTCGCGCTTTCCGTGATCCTGTTACTACTCACTCTAATTCGAGGCGGTAAAAAAACAATTGAAATAGAAAAGATTGTTGAAAAAGAAGTAGAAGTTAAAGTGGAAGTAGAAAAAATTGTCGAGGTAATCAAACACGTTAACGTAGAGAAAATCGTTGAAGTTGAAAAGATTGTCGAAATCAAAGCCCCACTACAAGAAGCAAGCCCTGCAGCCGCTTGTCAACTTCTATCACTACTACAAAATGAAGCTCGTTTCGTTGACTTCATTCAAGAAGATTTAACCAGTGCATCGGATGAACAAATTGGTGCAGCAGCACGCATCATCCACACAGGCAGCAAAAAAGTAATCAATGAATACTTTAGCTTCACGCCAATCCGCACTGAAGAAGAAGAAAGCCAAGTAACCGTTACTGAAGGTTTTAACCCATCAGAAATAAAACTGATTGGTAACGTATTAGGTTCTGCACCTTACCGTGGTATTTTAGTTCATGCTGGTTGGAAAATCACTAGTGTAAACTTACCAAAATTAGCACAAGGCCATAACGCAAATATCGTTGCGGCAGCCGAGGTTGAACTATGA
- a CDS encoding Hsp70 family protein: protein MSEVAAKYSIGIDLGTTHCVLSYIDLEQEDDKAVKQLFAIPQLSAPGSVTEKHQLPSFVYQAHEDEISKEQTPLPWNAENTTLVGDVARQLGLKTPIRLVSSAKSWLSHATVSPHDAILPFSSPDEVEKISPVTATSLYLSHLADAWNSAHPDSPMSEQDVTITIPASFDPAARNLTAQAAQDLNLKHLNLLEEPQAAVYSWLEACGDEWRDQVNVGDTILVVDIGGGTTDLSLISVEELEGNLTLSRVAVGEHILLGGDNMDLALAYRLKMKLMQEGKQLQPWQIQAITHACRDAKEQLLSDNDIDVMPIVIPSRGSKLIAGTMQTELTREEVKQTILDGFFPATEVSEMPQQSTRTALTQIGLPYAQDAAITKHIAHFLNKQHDALESDAGDFIKPTAVLFNGGVFKSNAISEKLIGIINDWLISADVEEEAKLLTGIDLDLAVANGACYHGYAKQGKGVRIKGGLASSYYVGVESSMPAIPGFEAPLEAVCIAPFGLEEGTNVNVTTHQFGLVVGQPVKFKFFGSTVRREDVVGTHLDFWQPDDLEQLPDIEVTLDSANRNSGDVVPVSLSVTVTEVGTLKVEAIASNSDEAWEIELTVRQ from the coding sequence ATGAGCGAAGTAGCAGCAAAATACAGTATTGGTATCGATTTAGGCACAACGCACTGTGTATTATCATATATCGATTTAGAACAAGAAGATGACAAAGCAGTTAAGCAATTGTTTGCTATCCCACAGCTATCAGCACCAGGTTCAGTAACGGAGAAACATCAACTGCCCTCTTTTGTCTATCAGGCGCATGAAGATGAGATCAGTAAAGAGCAAACACCACTACCTTGGAACGCTGAAAACACAACACTTGTGGGTGATGTTGCTCGTCAACTTGGCCTTAAAACACCGATCCGTTTAGTATCAAGTGCAAAAAGCTGGTTAAGCCATGCAACGGTAAGCCCGCATGATGCAATCTTACCTTTCTCAAGCCCTGATGAAGTTGAAAAGATCTCACCAGTAACAGCGACATCACTGTACTTGAGCCATTTAGCAGATGCTTGGAACAGTGCACATCCTGACTCTCCGATGTCAGAACAAGATGTCACAATCACCATTCCTGCATCGTTCGATCCTGCGGCACGAAACTTAACAGCGCAAGCAGCACAAGATTTAAACCTTAAGCATTTAAACCTGCTTGAAGAACCACAAGCTGCTGTATATAGCTGGCTAGAAGCATGCGGTGATGAATGGCGTGACCAAGTTAATGTGGGTGATACCATCTTGGTTGTTGATATTGGTGGTGGTACTACCGATTTATCATTAATTTCTGTGGAAGAATTAGAAGGTAACTTAACATTATCACGCGTCGCTGTAGGTGAACATATCCTACTTGGCGGTGACAATATGGATCTTGCCCTCGCTTATCGTCTAAAAATGAAATTGATGCAAGAAGGCAAGCAATTACAACCTTGGCAAATTCAGGCGATCACACACGCTTGTCGTGATGCAAAAGAACAGCTGTTATCTGACAATGACATTGATGTAATGCCAATTGTCATCCCTAGCCGTGGTTCAAAACTGATTGCAGGTACAATGCAAACAGAGCTAACGCGTGAAGAAGTTAAGCAAACTATTTTAGATGGTTTCTTCCCTGCGACTGAAGTTTCAGAAATGCCACAGCAAAGCACACGTACAGCATTAACACAAATTGGTTTACCGTATGCACAAGATGCAGCGATCACTAAACACATTGCTCATTTCTTGAATAAACAGCATGACGCATTAGAGTCAGATGCAGGTGACTTCATTAAACCAACAGCGGTATTGTTTAATGGTGGTGTATTTAAATCAAATGCAATCAGCGAAAAACTAATCGGCATTATTAACGATTGGTTAATTTCGGCTGACGTTGAAGAAGAAGCAAAATTATTAACAGGTATTGATCTTGATCTTGCCGTAGCGAATGGTGCTTGTTACCACGGCTATGCAAAACAAGGCAAAGGCGTGCGTATTAAAGGCGGCTTAGCAAGTTCATATTATGTCGGTGTTGAAAGCTCAATGCCTGCAATCCCTGGATTTGAAGCGCCACTTGAAGCGGTATGTATCGCACCATTTGGTCTTGAAGAAGGCACCAATGTTAATGTAACAACGCACCAGTTTGGTTTAGTTGTTGGTCAACCGGTTAAGTTTAAATTCTTTGGTTCAACAGTACGTCGTGAAGATGTTGTTGGTACTCACCTTGATTTCTGGCAGCCTGATGATCTGGAACAATTACCAGACATCGAAGTAACGCTTGATTCAGCGAACCGTAACAGTGGTGATGTTGTACCAGTATCATTATCTGTAACGGTAACAGAAGTCGGTACACTTAAAGTTGAAGCCATTGCAAGTAACAGTGACGAAGCTTGGGAAATTGAACTAACTGTTCGTCAATAA